TAACGGGAAACACATCACTTTCAAAAGGCGGAAGTGGCGATATACTTAGTGGGCTAATTGGAGGTTTTTTGGCGCAAAGCGGTAATGTTTTGGAAAGTAGTTTAGCAGCAGTTTATATTCTTGGAATTGCTTCTGAGATTTATGAATACGAAGGTTACAACCTAATAAGCGAAATTTTAAATAATATCCCAAAGGCCATATCGGAGGTGAAAGAATGAATTATAACTTAATAAAATTTGTAAGAAAACTACTTAAAGATAGGCAATTTGAACTTGCTAAAAATATCATTGATATAATTGAAGCTGAATACCCTTTCTTAAAATTCGAATACAATCTATTTATTAAAAATTTTGAAGAAGCACTCGAAATTTTTAAAAATCTTTCTCATTCAGATCTAAAATCACTTTATAATATTGAAAATCTTGAAAATCTAAATTTAGAAGAATTGTTAAACAAAATTTACTCATCAATCGATGATAATATTAACTATGATGAAATAAAAAGTGAAATCCCAGAAATATCTCAACTCATAATTTTTGAACTTGAAAAAGCCACTAAAGAAAAAAATAAATCAAATGAGCAATATTTAAAAGATTTGCTTTCAAAATTTGAAAAAAACAATTATTTTCTTAAAGAAGAAAAATCTAATTCTTCCAATTTTAGTATTATTTTTATGAGCCTTTTGGTAGTAACATTAATTTTTACAATTATTTCATTATTTAATCCTGTATTTTTTTCTATCAAAAATTCAATAAATAATATAGAATCAAACATTACATCAAACTATTACAATATTAAAAGTGAACTCTCAAAACTAAATAATATAGCAAATGAGATTTTCAAGAACACTTCTTCTTTAGTTGAAAGTAACCAAAAAATGCTAGAAAAAGACAATAGTTCAATCATTAACAATTACTTTGAAGAACTAAAAAACGAAATTGAAAAACTAAAAGCACAACTAAATTATATGTCCACTAAAATATCGACTAGTTCTCCATTAAAAAATGAAAATAACCAGATCACCTTATTTGAAAAATTTGATCCTAATTCAAATGAAACTTTAAGATTTATGTGGTTAATAGCATATCAATACTATAAACAAAAGAACTACCTTATGGCTAAAAATATCCTAGAAACTATCATTGATAAAGCGTTATCAAATAATCTTAATTATTTATATTTTATTGATGATGCTTATTATTATAGAGCTTTAATTTACTATGAAATGGGAGATTTTGAAAATTCCTATCTTTTATTTAATGATTTTATTGAAAGATTCCCAAATAGTACTTACAAAAAACATGCAGAATATTTTATAAAGATCTTAGGAGGGTTGAAATGATTTATCCTGAGTACGAGTTAAAACCTCAATTTTATGAAGAATTTCCATTACA
Above is a window of Thermosipho japonicus DNA encoding:
- a CDS encoding tetratricopeptide repeat protein produces the protein MNYNLIKFVRKLLKDRQFELAKNIIDIIEAEYPFLKFEYNLFIKNFEEALEIFKNLSHSDLKSLYNIENLENLNLEELLNKIYSSIDDNINYDEIKSEIPEISQLIIFELEKATKEKNKSNEQYLKDLLSKFEKNNYFLKEEKSNSSNFSIIFMSLLVVTLIFTIISLFNPVFFSIKNSINNIESNITSNYYNIKSELSKLNNIANEIFKNTSSLVESNQKMLEKDNSSIINNYFEELKNEIEKLKAQLNYMSTKISTSSPLKNENNQITLFEKFDPNSNETLRFMWLIAYQYYKQKNYLMAKNILETIIDKALSNNLNYLYFIDDAYYYRALIYYEMGDFENSYLLFNDFIERFPNSTYKKHAEYFIKILGGLK